A region of the Parasteatoda tepidariorum isolate YZ-2023 chromosome 7, CAS_Ptep_4.0, whole genome shotgun sequence genome:
GGTGTATAAGAGTAATGATGGTAAAGAAAGAATCATGCTTCATTCGTAAGTTCTGGCGAATTCTCCTTTTTCAATACATAagttttttcttccaatgcATGCACGTTTGCAGGCATTAAACATAAATCAGGATCTACTGGACATTTGATCCAAAGTTTAGTCACTGGACTGAGGCATTTTGAATCATGTTCTATAAGGTTCTCATCGGaatctgaaaagtaaaaaaatattacattcaatTAAGAGctaaagaattttgtttctttaaaatgatatgaaacTGAAATACCCTCAACCAGAACCCGGGTCAGATACGCTCCTTGATGGTTTGATGCAGTTTGAAAGCTAGTGATTTTTCGCTAAGGTTAAAAATAGCTAGTTACTCTTTtagggaaaatgaaaaaaaaaaaactttaattatttattcacaaaaaagtaGTGTGTGGTAATTTTGAGTGTTTACTTGAGAAAAGTAGCGTCGTAAACAAAACctttacagttattttaatgcacagtcctaaaaattaaaaaaaaactaatcaccCTAAacaacttttgttctaatgatcggattttcacgaattaagtgtcaatcttaatggttcctgggggtgacctcaaatatgcaaattaattagtgctaactattaattaagtcacgagatcagacacaaaaatgtactttctctgagtaaacatatattttttaacatatttggattcttaaccttcaaaatatagggggggggaactaaataatttaaaatcaacggtatttgaaataaaatttaaaaaaacaggttgcgaagaaaagcaaaattactggagaaataataacaaatcatttaggaagataaaaaaatcgattttaccTACCTAGTAAGCATGATGtcataaaagtcataaaagatGCACAAAAACATCCAATAATAGGAAACCAGGGAAACGAAATCTTGAATAACACAAATGTATCACTGAAAAATAGGgtttttattatgagtaaagaTAGTATAGTTTATAAGCGAAAAAAGCTAagaattataaacatatttacaaactttttaatcctataacattgatttattagtaatttaataaattccttttagtaACTATTGTCAAGCATGTATTGGTAAAATTGTGGGAATTTACTACAATTAAACTGAGGAGTAAGGAAAATGTGgaatttttctatataatttaagaaactttatttttaaaaaaagtttgtcgaaatttttgaaaatatatgttttgaaCATGAGCAAAATAAGAATTGTTCATATCGTTTTGCCTGGATCAGTTCTTGTTATATTAAGTCTTGCGATATAATATCAATGTTTCATCTAGAATTGCAGTACGAAACTGCAATTCTATATGAAATTAGGTTCTTTGAGAAAATTCCTAATTTCCTACATTTtctttcctaaatttttatatatttatgatatttctttaaagcacattaaaatagaatgctgtctaaaatttaaaaataagaaaaaagtttaattccaCCCAATCTAATCTtactttattgaatttttcgatgaagtaagttttaaaaataattataattaaattcctagtgcactttggcatccaaatagagtctcggtgcagccatctagtgtggcagaaactagacgtccaaattaacatggtcaacggtatctcacccattgtggtggtcctgaaagtgtggataccacttctatacaacgcactaggtctgctcatcgggaagactgattgtgcagctcattagaaataaaaataataaaaaagttttaaaaaattatttatatttcctttattaaataaactgtaaacTAACCTTCAAATACGCATCTTACAGATCTATAAAAGTACTGTccataacaattataaattaacttacTTGAGATCATTAGCATGAGATGTTGATGTGAACTCTGatgtgaaattgttttttacttcacAGCAATCTGTCACATTTGGAATCCCTCCGAAAGAGGAGCAGTTGTTAGCTTTCAGCTCTAATGGAGGCTCAATGTAGCCGCTTATTAAGGATCCGAAACCAATAAAACAGGTTATGGGTAAGCTCAGCAATGTTCCAATTAATAcactctgaaataaaaatagagtatgagttatgagtaaaaattaaataatattaagataaagaggaatgaataatttaactgatatttcatatagtattttatttaaacacttcGTTAAAAACTATACAAAATTCTTCAACGAAGATACACTAAAGGTTTTCTGTTAAGacgtcaataaaaaaattatttttatttgagcgagtacttttgtaattataaaaaaatgcgtaGACTTcaaacattttggaaataaaagttaatgttCAAGAAAACCAAGGTTTAGCTAATAATCTCAAGTTGCTGtcaaatttcattctaaataaaGTGAGCCATCATGAAATTGAggtaaatttactattaaaatttaaccttaCAGAGAAAGGGCAccaaataaatcataaaatcatccaaaagaaaaattaaacttttttgtacaatttaggcaatatgttattttctttattttgagaaaacttGAGAgcttaaattattcttcaaagaaaaattattgctttaaaaaatggggGGATTGAACCATAAATTGTCATAAAAACAAATGGCTATCGTCCATCTTCTGTTTCTAATTCTGTTTCTAACCAGAAATTGATTCATTCGATAAGCTTcatattatattgtatatttgtttccaattcaaatttaagaaataaaaatggtgattatatttcaaaa
Encoded here:
- the LOC107447167 gene encoding putative sodium-dependent multivitamin transporter gives rise to the protein MSTLPVFLLHTLCYLAGLVLYSIYYLCDPILNKYQTGLSKYDQIVPFYIVNRLSIYPGLTGLCIAGIFSGSLSTISSALNSLSTVTVVDFIQPLLKLSEKRNVQLAKLFSFFFGITCISLTFSFFNVQSLKQLGVSLIGTLEGPMFAIFLFGVLSRKVSEKSVLIGTLLSLPITCFIGFGSLISGYIEPPLELKANNCSSFGGIPNVTDCCEVKNNFTSEFTSTSHANDLNDTFVLFKISFPWFPIIGCFCASFMTFMTSCLLDSDENLIEHDSKCLSPVTKLWIKCPVDPDLCLMPANVHALEEKTYVLKKENSPELTNEA